The DNA segment TGAGGGGAGCGGCCCCGGCGCGTCAAGCGGGCGGAAAAAGGGGCAGGACTGGCCCGGCTGTTCGGGCACATCCTTTACACCTCAGTCCGCCAGCAGGTTCAGCCGGTAGAACCGCTGCGGGGTGGCCGGATGCGCGCCCGGATCCGTGATCTGGATGGTCCCGCCCGTGCCGATGACTGGATCACCCAGCGGCGTCCACGGCGGGGTCAGCGTGTCGCTCCACTCGATCTGGTAGCGGCGCTCCACATTCGTGGGAACGCCCAGGACGAGATCCGTGCCAGACCACTGGACGGAGGCGATGGCGAGATGGCTGCCGCCCGACTTCGGGTCCGTCCAACTGCGGAACTCCACCAGGTTGTTGAAACCATCCCCGTCCGGATCATCCGTGGCGGCCTGAGCCAGCCCGCCCAGCCTCTCCGTCTCCCACCAGTCCGGCAGGCCGTCGTTGTCCGTATCGATCATCTTCAGCAGGTCCAACCTGCCGCCCCTGATCGTCCTCCCGGCCAGCGCGGGTACGGCGGTGGTGTGGTCCAGGATCCGGGAGATCCGTGCGGCCATCGTTTCCGCAGGGAAATTCCGCGCCGCAAAGGCGACCGCCGCGCTCACGTGGGGTGTCGCCATCGATGTCCCGCTGATGAACCGGTAGGCCACGGAGGGATGCGGGGCGTTCACCAGATTCCCCGTGGCAGGGAGGGAGGCCAGGATGGCATTTCCTGTCGCCTGCGTCACCTGCAGGGTCGGCAGCCAGTCACCGGCGGTTCCCAGAGTCCAGCCTCCCGTGTCGTCCACATTGTTGTAGATGATGACGGCCACCGCACCGGCGGCCCTTGCCCGCGTCGCCTTGTCCGCGAAGGTGTTGTTGCCCCTCTGGATGAGGGCGATGTTTCCGCTGACGGCGGGGGGAAAGGCGGCATTGATCTCGCCGGTGCCGCAGTGGTGGATCGTGCGCGTCAGGCCGGACAGCGGGGTCAGCCCGGAAAACTCGATCTCGGCCGCGAGATGGGTCGTGGAACCGATGGTGACGGTGGAGAGCCTGCCTCCCAGCGCCAGTGGCACGGTCGAGTAGATGTCCGTGCCCGGCGCGGCCAGATCCACCGTCGTCGCCCCGTAGTTGGAAAAGCTGGAAAGCCCGTTCCGCGGGTCGATGGATGCCACGGTGATGATGTTCGGGAGCGAGTAGTTCGCCGGATACTGCGGGATCGCGTCGTTGTTGGTGGCGTCGTTGCCGGCCGCCGCGCACAGGATGATGCCCGCGTTCCCCAGCGCGGCGATGGCATTGTATTCCGCCGTGCTGGAGGAGAGGCCACCATAGGAAGCGTTGAACGCCACGACGTTCACGCCCCGTTGCTTCTGCGCCACCGCGTAGTTGCACGCCGCGATGATGGCGGAGGTGGACATATGGTCGCCGTCCGTGGACAGCTTCATCGGCAGGATCTTCGCCCGGAACTGCAGGCCGATCACGCCTTGGCCG comes from the Luteolibacter sp. SL250 genome and includes:
- a CDS encoding S8 family serine peptidase — translated: MRAKATILFRCLPLLAAAFPVTALAEDPYVEGEVLVTFRPDVPEASARTKMAGRKMRLAETYDRVGAARGKLHGMVRDKSRTTAALIAELKADPSVETAEPNYLRKVSFIRPDDPHFPKLWGLENTGQVANLSAGTSGVDTRFIQAWNLSRTLVSAQDVVVCVADTGVDITHPDLAPNVWTNPGEVPGNDIDDDGNGYVDDVHGYDFAGNTAVMTDSGFHGTHVAGTVAATGKNGQGVIGLQFRAKILPMKLSTDGDHMSTSAIIAACNYAVAQKQRGVNVVAFNASYGGLSSSTAEYNAIAALGNAGIILCAAAGNDATNNDAIPQYPANYSLPNIITVASIDPRNGLSSFSNYGATTVDLAAPGTDIYSTVPLALGGRLSTVTIGSTTHLAAEIEFSGLTPLSGLTRTIHHCGTGEINAAFPPAVSGNIALIQRGNNTFADKATRARAAGAVAVIIYNNVDDTGGWTLGTAGDWLPTLQVTQATGNAILASLPATGNLVNAPHPSVAYRFISGTSMATPHVSAAVAFAARNFPAETMAARISRILDHTTAVPALAGRTIRGGRLDLLKMIDTDNDGLPDWWETERLGGLAQAATDDPDGDGFNNLVEFRSWTDPKSGGSHLAIASVQWSGTDLVLGVPTNVERRYQIEWSDTLTPPWTPLGDPVIGTGGTIQITDPGAHPATPQRFYRLNLLAD